One window from the genome of Marinobacter sp. LV10R510-11A encodes:
- a CDS encoding OmpA family protein, whose product MNKRNITLGMAMGLSVLIAGCASTPPNNTMVNEARASYAKIKDDPDVARSGDSHLRSARDELNRAESLLKDGEDTNRIEQAAYLANRHAQIASEQGERARLVDQVDSAEERRRKLMLDRSSEEATRARDEAEMLRKRMEELQAERTDRGMVLTLGDVLFDLNKADLKSSGEQTIGRLAQFMREYEDRRVRVEGYTDSTGDDGYNQTLSERRAQAVSAALVTQGIERRRVETKGYGEQYPVASNDTSAGRQQNRRVEIVISDEEGEIETR is encoded by the coding sequence ATGAACAAACGCAACATAACATTGGGCATGGCTATGGGCTTGTCAGTACTGATTGCCGGCTGCGCCTCAACACCGCCAAACAACACAATGGTAAACGAGGCACGCGCCTCTTACGCTAAAATAAAGGACGACCCAGATGTTGCCCGTAGTGGCGACAGCCATCTGCGCAGTGCAAGAGATGAACTCAATCGGGCAGAGTCTCTGCTCAAAGACGGCGAAGACACAAACCGCATTGAACAGGCCGCTTACCTAGCGAACCGGCACGCGCAAATCGCCAGTGAACAGGGCGAACGTGCAAGGCTGGTAGATCAGGTTGATTCTGCCGAAGAGCGCCGGCGCAAGCTAATGCTGGACAGGAGTTCCGAGGAAGCCACCCGGGCTCGCGATGAAGCCGAAATGCTGCGCAAAAGAATGGAAGAGCTGCAAGCTGAGCGTACCGACCGCGGCATGGTACTTACGCTCGGCGATGTTCTCTTCGATCTCAACAAAGCCGACCTGAAATCATCGGGAGAGCAAACCATAGGTCGCCTTGCACAATTCATGCGGGAGTATGAAGACCGGAGAGTTCGCGTAGAGGGCTACACCGACAGCACCGGTGACGACGGCTATAACCAGACGTTGTCCGAGCGCCGAGCTCAGGCAGTGAGCGCTGCACTGGTAACTCAGGGAATTGAACGCCGCCGGGTAGAAACCAAAGGCTACGGTGAACAATACCCTGTGGCTAGCAATGACACCTCCGCTGGCCGGCAACAAAACCGCCGCGTAGAGATCGTTATTTCGGACGAAGAAGGCGAGATCGAGACTCGGTAA
- the plsY gene encoding glycerol-3-phosphate 1-O-acyltransferase PlsY, whose amino-acid sequence MALSDPVLTVLLCMAAYLAGSVLFALPVCRLMGLPDPRAQGSGNPGATNVYRTGGWLPAVLTLALDAAKGWLPVWLAHHAGLSALVQAMVALCAVTGHMIPAFYRFKGGKGVATALGAGLALAPATTAAMAALWLLVLWRWRVSALASVIAIVSGPLISAFLEPESLPMFGLLAILIVVRHRNNLIRLAQGRETGF is encoded by the coding sequence ATGGCCCTGAGTGATCCAGTACTAACTGTTCTGCTATGTATGGCTGCTTATTTGGCCGGCTCGGTGCTGTTTGCACTACCGGTTTGCCGACTTATGGGGCTACCCGACCCTCGAGCACAAGGCTCAGGAAACCCAGGCGCCACCAACGTGTACCGAACCGGTGGCTGGCTGCCCGCCGTGCTCACCCTGGCCCTGGACGCAGCCAAGGGCTGGCTGCCCGTTTGGCTGGCACACCACGCAGGGTTATCTGCATTGGTTCAGGCAATGGTCGCATTGTGTGCGGTTACCGGGCATATGATTCCCGCGTTCTACCGATTCAAGGGTGGCAAGGGCGTTGCAACGGCCCTGGGTGCAGGCCTTGCCCTAGCACCGGCGACCACGGCTGCAATGGCGGCTCTGTGGCTGCTGGTACTGTGGCGCTGGCGAGTTTCCGCACTGGCATCTGTAATAGCCATTGTTAGCGGGCCTCTCATCAGCGCGTTCCTAGAGCCAGAAAGCCTGCCTATGTTCGGCCTGTTGGCAATTCTCATTGTTGTGCGTCACCGGAACAATCTAATCCGGCTCGCCCAGGGGCGAGAAACCGGCTTTTAG
- the dnaG gene encoding DNA primase: protein MSGLIPQRFVEDLLDRVDLAELIGSRITLKKAGANYKACCPFHDEKTPSFNVRPDKGFYHCFGCGVHGDAISFIREFEGLGFTEAVEELARRAGLEVPYDQAAKQEIQQARTLTDALDFTSRFYHSALHSEQGTYARDYLKQRGLDDSVIQQYQVGYAPAAGTSLLDAANKDLQGPLIETGTVSDKYGKPRDFFRNRVMFPIRNSRGKTIAFGGRTLGDDKAKYINSPESDVFHKSREIYGLFEAKQALKQLDKLLVVEGYMDVIALAQHGIHYAVATLGTATNQDSLAALLRQVRHAVFCFDGDKAGFKAADRAMDNALELMADGLHLQFLMLPEGEDPDTLVRKEGPEAFQKRIDGATPFSRYLFDRQSEGLDLTLPEHRGELRARAEPLLNKMPKSTLRDAMWHEMLRLCGGRNPWQNRQPQQWNKWKGGRRDRVTEERIDVKLSKDSILCLALLEAPDLASDVTELASGSRKYKQAGNFASFILEREIRDRKSLITALALDSQVRGQFYNLFDGIEHIPSRESTLAAARELLSPNEEASRQQRLATLLRNFANLTAEERQELRELSGGTPD from the coding sequence ATGAGCGGACTGATCCCCCAACGCTTTGTTGAAGACCTGCTCGACCGGGTAGATCTGGCAGAGCTGATCGGCTCGCGCATTACACTCAAAAAGGCCGGCGCCAATTACAAAGCGTGCTGCCCGTTTCACGATGAAAAAACGCCATCATTCAATGTGAGGCCAGACAAAGGCTTCTATCATTGTTTTGGGTGCGGCGTTCATGGCGACGCCATCAGTTTTATACGTGAATTTGAGGGCCTCGGCTTTACAGAGGCCGTTGAAGAGCTGGCTCGCAGAGCCGGGCTAGAAGTACCTTACGACCAAGCGGCCAAACAGGAAATCCAGCAGGCGCGAACGCTGACCGACGCGCTAGATTTTACTAGCCGCTTTTATCATTCGGCGCTTCATAGCGAACAAGGCACCTACGCCCGTGATTATTTAAAACAGCGGGGGCTGGACGACAGCGTTATCCAGCAATACCAAGTGGGTTACGCGCCAGCCGCAGGCACCTCCTTGCTTGACGCTGCAAACAAGGATCTGCAGGGGCCGCTTATTGAAACCGGCACCGTCTCTGATAAGTACGGCAAGCCGCGTGATTTTTTTCGAAACCGGGTCATGTTCCCGATCCGCAACAGCCGAGGCAAGACCATAGCCTTCGGCGGACGGACGCTCGGCGACGACAAGGCAAAATACATCAACTCTCCGGAGTCGGATGTCTTTCACAAAAGCCGGGAAATATATGGCCTGTTTGAAGCGAAACAGGCACTGAAACAGTTAGACAAGCTGCTCGTAGTAGAAGGCTACATGGATGTAATTGCTCTAGCCCAGCACGGCATTCATTACGCCGTGGCGACCTTGGGCACGGCAACGAACCAAGACAGCCTAGCTGCACTGTTACGACAAGTGCGGCATGCAGTGTTTTGTTTTGATGGCGACAAAGCCGGATTTAAAGCGGCTGACCGGGCGATGGATAACGCTTTGGAGTTAATGGCAGACGGACTACATCTGCAGTTTTTGATGCTCCCGGAGGGCGAAGACCCAGACACGCTGGTGCGCAAGGAAGGCCCCGAGGCATTCCAGAAGCGCATTGATGGTGCCACCCCGTTTTCACGGTATCTGTTTGACCGCCAGAGCGAAGGCCTGGATCTGACACTGCCAGAGCACCGCGGCGAACTCAGAGCCAGAGCGGAACCGCTGCTGAACAAAATGCCCAAAAGCACCCTACGGGATGCCATGTGGCACGAAATGCTCCGCCTTTGCGGAGGCCGCAATCCGTGGCAAAACCGCCAGCCCCAGCAATGGAACAAATGGAAGGGTGGCCGGCGGGATCGTGTTACTGAAGAACGTATCGACGTAAAACTGAGCAAAGACAGCATTTTGTGCCTAGCCTTACTAGAGGCTCCCGACTTGGCCAGCGACGTCACCGAACTGGCAAGCGGTTCGCGCAAATATAAACAGGCTGGAAATTTTGCCAGCTTTATTCTAGAACGTGAAATCCGGGATCGGAAATCACTTATAACGGCACTTGCTCTGGATAGCCAGGTGCGTGGGCAGTTCTACAATCTGTTTGACGGCATTGAGCACATCCCAAGCCGGGAAAGCACTCTAGCCGCAGCACGAGAGCTGCTTAGCCCCAATGAGGAAGCATCCAGACAGCAAAGACTGGCCACACTTTTACGCAACTTCGCAAACCTAACCGCCGAAGAACGGCAGGAGCTGCGAGAGCTAAGCGGGGGAACCCCGGATTAG
- the tsaD gene encoding tRNA (adenosine(37)-N6)-threonylcarbamoyltransferase complex transferase subunit TsaD, whose amino-acid sequence MLILGIETSCDETGVALFDTNKGLLSHALFSQIDMHADYGGVVPELASRDHVRKLLPLCDQVLAEAKLGRKDIDGIAYTAGPGLIGALMVGGSVAHALGFALGIPVLGVHHMEGHLLAPMLEDNPPAFPFVALLVSGGHTQLVRVGGIGEYEMLGESLDDAAGEAFDKTAKMLGLDYPGGPRVAALAEKGESGRYRFPRPMTDRPGMDFSFSGLKTFTLNTVNAEKKSANGLTDQIRADIALAFETAAVDTLMIKCRRALEHTGCSRLVIAGGVSANKRLRASLEKMAEKRRAHVFYARPEFCTDNGAMIAYAGAQRMKAGQRDGERIMAVPRWPMNMLPPLTEARLAGLID is encoded by the coding sequence ATGCTGATTCTGGGTATTGAAACGTCTTGCGATGAGACCGGCGTTGCTCTGTTTGACACAAATAAAGGGCTCTTGAGCCACGCGCTGTTCAGCCAGATCGACATGCATGCCGATTACGGTGGTGTGGTGCCAGAGCTGGCGTCCCGTGATCATGTTCGCAAACTGCTGCCGCTGTGTGATCAGGTGCTGGCTGAAGCCAAGCTTGGCCGTAAGGATATTGACGGTATTGCTTACACCGCCGGCCCGGGCCTGATTGGGGCCCTTATGGTAGGCGGCTCAGTTGCCCATGCCCTAGGGTTTGCCCTTGGCATACCCGTGCTTGGCGTGCACCACATGGAGGGCCACTTGCTGGCACCTATGTTGGAAGATAACCCGCCTGCCTTTCCATTTGTTGCTCTGCTGGTGTCTGGCGGACACACCCAGCTGGTGCGTGTGGGCGGCATTGGGGAATATGAAATGCTCGGCGAGTCTTTAGACGATGCCGCCGGTGAGGCCTTCGACAAAACCGCCAAGATGCTGGGGCTGGACTATCCCGGCGGCCCTCGAGTGGCGGCGCTGGCCGAAAAAGGTGAGTCTGGTCGCTACCGGTTCCCGCGGCCAATGACGGACCGGCCGGGCATGGATTTCAGCTTCAGTGGTTTGAAGACGTTCACTCTCAATACCGTGAATGCGGAAAAGAAATCCGCGAACGGGCTGACTGATCAAATCCGTGCGGACATTGCCCTGGCTTTTGAAACGGCTGCGGTGGATACCCTGATGATCAAGTGCCGGCGGGCGTTGGAGCACACAGGTTGCAGTCGCTTGGTGATAGCTGGAGGGGTAAGTGCTAACAAGCGGTTGCGGGCCAGCCTTGAAAAAATGGCTGAAAAACGGCGCGCCCATGTATTTTATGCCCGCCCGGAGTTTTGTACGGATAACGGAGCGATGATTGCCTACGCCGGCGCCCAGCGCATGAAGGCAGGGCAACGAGATGGCGAGCGGATTATGGCGGTGCCGAGGTGGCCGATGAATATGTTGCCACCTCTTACTGAGGCACGGCTTGCAGGGCTTATTGATTGA
- the rpsU gene encoding 30S ribosomal protein S21, producing the protein MPAVKLKENEPFDVALRRFKRSCEKAGVLSEVRRREHYEKPTAVRKRKAAAAVKRHLKKLQREQRKFERLY; encoded by the coding sequence ATGCCAGCTGTTAAATTGAAAGAGAACGAACCGTTTGACGTAGCACTGCGTCGCTTCAAGCGTTCATGCGAAAAAGCAGGTGTACTTTCCGAAGTACGTCGTCGTGAGCACTATGAAAAGCCAACTGCCGTGCGCAAACGCAAAGCAGCCGCTGCCGTTAAGCGTCATCTCAAGAAGCTTCAGCGGGAACAGCGCAAGTTCGAGCGCCTGTACTGA
- the rpoD gene encoding RNA polymerase sigma factor RpoD: protein MSGNSQKSRLKDLIAKGKEQGYLTYAEVNDHLPEDIADPDQVEDIIRMINDMGIQVSEVAPDADTLLMTDGDSTADEAAAAEAAAALAAVESDAGRTTDPVRMYMREMGTVELLTRQGEIVIAKRIEEGIRDVMAAVAHFPGTAGTVIQAYDRIIENEGRITDIVTGFLDPDGAEPFMPEPPPKPEKSEEEKAEDDSDEEEEEPESGPNPEETRLRFELLREKLAAAEESLSKLGRADKKTQAALNELGKVFAPFKLGNKAFDELVNVVRSTNALVRENERAILKICVRECKMPRKDFIKSFPGNEANQEWGAKIGKSKKPYAAAINERMDEIVRLQKRIMNVQIGVDLAVADIKEINRRVSIGEARARRAKKEMVEANLRLVISIAKKYTNRGLQFLDLIQEGNIGLMKAVDKFEYRRGYKFSTYATWWIRQAITRSIADQARTIRIPVHMIETINKLNRISRQMLQEMGREPTPEELGERMEMPEDKIRKVLKIAKEPISMETPIGDDEDSHLGDFIEDIQALSPVDAATAEGLREATRSVLAGLTARESKVLRMRFGIEMNTDHTLEEVGKQFDVTRERIRQIEAKALRKLRHPSRSDHLRGFIDDQGNS from the coding sequence ATGTCAGGCAATTCGCAGAAATCACGTTTGAAAGACCTTATCGCAAAGGGCAAGGAACAAGGCTACCTGACTTACGCCGAGGTGAACGACCACCTCCCGGAAGACATTGCCGATCCGGATCAGGTCGAAGACATCATTCGCATGATCAACGACATGGGCATTCAGGTGTCTGAAGTAGCACCAGATGCCGATACCCTGCTGATGACCGATGGCGACTCCACTGCCGACGAAGCCGCTGCCGCTGAAGCCGCCGCTGCCCTCGCCGCTGTGGAATCCGATGCCGGCCGCACCACCGACCCAGTACGCATGTACATGCGCGAAATGGGTACCGTGGAGCTGCTGACCCGTCAAGGCGAAATTGTTATCGCCAAGCGCATCGAAGAAGGTATCCGGGACGTCATGGCAGCCGTTGCCCACTTCCCGGGCACCGCTGGCACGGTTATCCAAGCCTACGATCGCATTATCGAGAACGAAGGTCGAATCACCGACATCGTAACCGGCTTTCTGGATCCGGATGGCGCTGAGCCGTTCATGCCAGAACCACCTCCCAAACCCGAAAAATCAGAAGAAGAAAAAGCTGAAGACGATTCGGACGAAGAGGAAGAAGAACCCGAGAGCGGCCCAAATCCCGAAGAGACCCGTCTGCGCTTTGAGCTTCTCAGAGAAAAGCTGGCAGCCGCAGAAGAATCGCTGTCAAAGCTTGGCCGTGCTGACAAGAAAACCCAAGCTGCACTTAACGAGCTGGGAAAAGTTTTTGCACCGTTCAAGCTAGGCAATAAAGCGTTCGATGAACTGGTCAACGTGGTGCGCTCTACCAACGCGCTGGTACGCGAGAACGAGCGGGCAATCCTGAAGATCTGCGTTCGCGAATGCAAAATGCCACGCAAAGACTTCATCAAATCATTCCCGGGCAATGAAGCAAACCAGGAATGGGGCGCGAAGATCGGCAAAAGCAAAAAGCCCTACGCTGCAGCAATAAACGAGCGTATGGATGAAATTGTCCGCCTTCAAAAGCGCATCATGAATGTGCAAATCGGCGTGGACTTGGCCGTAGCCGACATCAAGGAAATCAACCGTCGCGTATCCATTGGCGAAGCAAGAGCCCGCCGCGCCAAGAAAGAGATGGTTGAAGCCAACCTGCGCCTGGTTATTTCTATTGCCAAGAAATACACCAACCGCGGTTTGCAGTTCCTAGACTTGATCCAGGAAGGCAACATTGGCCTGATGAAGGCCGTAGATAAGTTTGAGTACCGTCGTGGCTACAAGTTCTCTACTTATGCCACTTGGTGGATTCGTCAGGCCATAACCCGTTCTATTGCGGATCAGGCTCGCACCATCCGTATTCCGGTGCACATGATTGAGACCATCAACAAGCTCAACCGTATCTCCCGCCAGATGCTTCAGGAAATGGGCCGCGAGCCCACGCCGGAAGAACTGGGCGAACGCATGGAGATGCCGGAGGATAAGATTCGTAAGGTGCTGAAGATCGCCAAAGAGCCGATCTCCATGGAAACGCCAATCGGCGATGATGAAGACAGCCATCTTGGCGACTTTATCGAAGATATCCAGGCGCTCTCGCCGGTAGATGCTGCAACGGCAGAAGGCCTGCGCGAAGCTACCCGCTCCGTTCTGGCCGGTCTCACCGCGCGCGAATCCAAGGTACTGCGCATGCGGTTCGGTATTGAAATGAATACCGACCACACACTGGAAGAAGTCGGCAAGCAGTTCGATGTAACCCGTGAGCGCATCCGCCAAATCGAAGCAAAGGCACTGCGTAAGTTGCGCCACCCTTCACGTTCCGATCACCTGCGCGGCTTTATTGACGATCAGGGCAACAGTTAA
- a CDS encoding YdcH family protein, with protein sequence MSLEKHNLAHELPESKETIHTLKTTDQHFAKLFETYHDTDDEVRRIEQGVETTSDEYLEEQKKKRLGLKDQLYGMIRDYEASVAS encoded by the coding sequence ATGTCACTTGAAAAACACAATCTTGCACATGAACTGCCAGAGTCGAAAGAAACCATTCATACACTGAAAACGACCGATCAGCATTTTGCGAAGCTTTTCGAAACCTATCATGACACCGATGATGAGGTGCGCCGCATTGAGCAGGGTGTCGAGACCACTTCTGACGAGTATCTGGAAGAGCAAAAGAAAAAACGGTTGGGCCTGAAAGATCAGCTCTACGGAATGATTCGCGATTATGAAGCTTCAGTAGCAAGCTGA